One genomic segment of Chitinophaga sancti includes these proteins:
- a CDS encoding IS4 family transposase produces MNRGNSILNRLFANSVHSIRRLASNDSEAKAIYRFLQNDHVSEDDIIRNMSSNCVSCVGNRPVLCIQDTSDVNLYNHKNRIKKDDYIGTTNAATNGLGFHIHPGFVIDAESFMPYGFSTIKIWNRSHEQAKKDVSHQKKMLPIEGKESYRWIESSLKSKNILQSASEIIIIQDREGDIYEQFALVPDSKTHLLIRAKTNRIVQEKQKLFEYLGSQPLQGSYEVKVEGDKRRSTTKRTATIEVRFSTVTIRGNQYIDRNLPRNITLYAIEAKEVGDDIKNPIHWRLLTTKKVEDLQTALLCIEWYTCRWVIEEVFRILKKEGFNIEASELSQPKAIRKLCLMMLETIIKLFIMQIAYSIPEESCPQSCFSAEEIVCLEQQIEQLEGKTDKLKTHIHLPI; encoded by the coding sequence ATGAATAGAGGTAACTCCATTCTTAATCGCTTGTTTGCTAATAGTGTACATTCGATTAGACGGTTAGCTAGCAATGATTCAGAAGCCAAAGCCATTTACCGTTTTCTACAAAATGACCATGTCAGTGAAGATGACATCATCAGAAACATGTCCTCCAATTGTGTTAGTTGTGTTGGAAACAGGCCAGTGTTGTGCATTCAGGACACCAGTGATGTAAATCTTTACAATCACAAGAATAGGATAAAAAAGGACGATTATATCGGTACGACAAATGCTGCGACTAATGGTCTTGGGTTTCATATACATCCAGGATTTGTTATAGATGCGGAAAGTTTTATGCCTTATGGGTTTTCCACAATAAAGATTTGGAACAGATCACATGAACAAGCTAAAAAAGATGTGAGCCATCAAAAAAAGATGCTTCCCATAGAGGGTAAGGAATCTTATAGATGGATAGAGAGTTCCCTGAAAAGTAAAAATATTCTACAGTCTGCAAGCGAGATTATTATCATCCAGGACAGAGAAGGTGATATTTATGAACAATTTGCACTTGTTCCTGATTCTAAGACCCACTTGCTTATAAGGGCAAAAACCAATCGGATAGTCCAGGAAAAACAAAAGCTTTTTGAATACCTTGGCAGCCAGCCTTTGCAAGGTTCTTATGAGGTCAAAGTAGAAGGCGATAAAAGAAGAAGTACAACCAAAAGAACAGCAACAATAGAGGTTCGTTTTTCAACAGTAACAATCAGAGGCAATCAATACATCGATAGAAATCTTCCGAGAAATATCACCTTATACGCTATAGAAGCTAAAGAAGTGGGAGATGATATAAAGAACCCCATTCATTGGAGGTTACTGACTACAAAAAAAGTAGAGGATTTACAAACAGCATTGCTTTGCATAGAATGGTATACCTGCCGGTGGGTCATCGAAGAAGTATTTCGAATTTTGAAGAAAGAAGGGTTTAATATTGAAGCGAGTGAATTATCGCAACCCAAAGCCATAAGAAAGTTATGTTTAATGATGCTCGAAACCATCATCAAACTTTTCATTATGCAGATAGCATACTCAATACCTGAAGAATCCTGTCCTCAGAGTTGCTTTTCTGCTGAAGAAATAGTATGTCTGGAACAGCAGATCGAACAGTTAGAAGGCAAAACGGATAAACTAAAAACCCATATACATCTTCCGATCTGA
- a CDS encoding AAA family ATPase, translated as MKIAVIGAHKVGKTTLAEEILECLPGYTLHIEPYHALEESGYIFSDIPDVHDFIKQFEYSVKQISKSGENIIFDRCPIDILAYVHAIDEARNIEQLFETAQIVINAIDLIVFVPIEEPDLISCQKSDLPKLRYRVNDILNDWIWQLDIKTIEVNGALFNRRDQVINKIAF; from the coding sequence ATGAAGATAGCTGTGATAGGTGCCCATAAGGTTGGTAAAACGACATTAGCTGAAGAAATCCTGGAGTGTCTTCCCGGATACACCCTTCATATAGAACCATATCATGCTCTCGAAGAATCAGGATACATATTTTCTGATATACCCGATGTTCATGACTTCATTAAACAATTTGAATATTCGGTAAAACAAATCTCAAAATCCGGAGAAAATATAATATTTGATAGATGTCCAATTGATATTCTGGCATATGTCCATGCTATTGATGAAGCCAGGAATATTGAACAATTATTTGAAACCGCTCAAATAGTAATCAATGCAATAGATCTCATTGTGTTCGTTCCTATAGAAGAACCAGATTTAATATCCTGCCAGAAATCAGATTTACCTAAACTTAGATACAGGGTAAATGATATACTTAATGACTGGATATGGCAATTGGATATAAAAACTATTGAAGTTAACGGCGCCTTGTTTAACCGTAGAGATCAGGTAATAAATAAAATAGCTTTCTGA
- a CDS encoding Cthe_2314 family HEPN domain-containing protein → MNTSEIISNTQFSLKVLTLAAPIYSAHINDIFKERKSKVPFPEYGSPKEIFIKNVFERVATLNSYSDELESLLVFFDIDLQSISSIYSDKIDPESYLKYHYDNFIIRLATSLDLCGKLGNFIFNLGINERYCYAHSFVKRLSETASAKILQDASDYLEHYVQQRNAKVHASKSENNVFEKVVYWNEMGRLIKNDEMATDALLATLTKEQIRDEIDQMREIIDKTVGYIAEFLETMSSQFDDRLGVL, encoded by the coding sequence ATGAACACATCTGAAATAATTTCCAATACACAATTCAGTTTAAAGGTCTTAACATTAGCTGCACCAATTTACAGCGCTCACATTAATGATATATTTAAAGAAAGAAAAAGCAAAGTCCCATTTCCGGAATATGGGTCTCCAAAAGAAATCTTCATTAAAAACGTCTTTGAAAGAGTAGCTACATTAAACAGCTACAGCGATGAGCTGGAGTCTCTGTTGGTCTTTTTTGATATTGATCTTCAGTCAATATCTTCCATATACAGTGATAAAATCGATCCGGAAAGTTATTTGAAGTACCACTACGACAATTTTATAATCCGCCTTGCTACTTCCCTTGATCTATGTGGCAAGCTTGGAAATTTCATTTTTAACCTAGGAATCAATGAGCGGTATTGCTACGCACATTCTTTTGTAAAAAGACTTTCAGAAACGGCGTCTGCTAAAATTCTGCAAGATGCCAGTGACTATTTGGAGCATTACGTACAGCAGAGGAATGCAAAGGTACATGCTAGTAAAAGTGAAAACAACGTATTCGAGAAGGTCGTTTACTGGAACGAAATGGGCAGATTGATAAAGAACGATGAAATGGCCACAGATGCACTTTTGGCAACACTAACAAAAGAACAAATTCGAGATGAAATAGACCAAATGAGGGAGATTATTGACAAAACAGTCGGATATATTGCAGAATTTCTGGAAACGATGAGCAGCCAATTTGATGATAGGTTAGGTGTGCTATAA
- a CDS encoding IS701 family transposase: MVSRRRNCQVMAQELQNTSQQCLHHFITVGKWCYSKLMDKITLDFWHLLQQCGLEDDTCFIVDESGNPKKGKLSAGVKRQYCGQIGKTDNCQVGVFGALCGGSLVNLVQARLSLGSEATKIDLAKEIIDHVVLKLKVKVKWVCFDAFYGRDANLLCYLIKIGLPFVADVPDSHGIWLEAFQMRVPVSVPGKRGPKNVYARPNRESISIRKYMSGLKKKDWTWMKIRHQSKGKKLFAWFHCREIYIFNPLTEKRQVLQLLIRKDVDGTIKYSLCYKPGASIKELAYMQCKRFFIEKSFREGKKELGLNEYQTRSAQSWHKHMAMVMLAQLFLNTQKLFCYEEKVWVTTQDIILLIRSVLKLTLRSIRNIIDDILAKQPPDYRKMKKLLFIRI; encoded by the coding sequence ATGGTTAGTCGACGACGTAATTGCCAGGTGATGGCTCAGGAACTTCAGAATACTAGTCAGCAATGCTTACACCATTTTATAACCGTTGGCAAGTGGTGTTATTCGAAGCTGATGGATAAGATAACTTTAGACTTCTGGCATCTTTTACAACAGTGTGGACTGGAAGACGATACTTGTTTTATAGTTGATGAAAGCGGCAATCCTAAAAAGGGGAAGCTCTCTGCAGGGGTGAAAAGGCAGTACTGCGGCCAGATTGGAAAAACAGACAACTGTCAGGTTGGTGTGTTTGGAGCTTTATGCGGAGGTAGCCTTGTTAATCTTGTTCAAGCCAGATTGTCTTTAGGATCAGAAGCCACTAAAATTGACCTTGCTAAGGAAATCATTGATCATGTAGTGCTAAAATTAAAGGTGAAGGTAAAATGGGTCTGCTTTGATGCATTTTATGGCCGAGATGCAAATCTATTGTGTTATTTGATAAAGATAGGTTTACCATTCGTTGCCGATGTACCAGATAGCCATGGGATCTGGCTGGAGGCATTCCAAATGAGAGTTCCAGTCAGCGTACCAGGAAAAAGAGGACCTAAAAATGTTTACGCACGACCAAACAGAGAATCTATATCAATCCGTAAATACATGTCTGGATTGAAAAAGAAGGATTGGACGTGGATGAAAATACGTCATCAAAGCAAAGGAAAAAAACTGTTTGCCTGGTTCCATTGCAGAGAGATTTATATATTCAATCCGTTAACAGAGAAGCGTCAGGTGCTTCAATTATTAATTAGAAAAGATGTTGATGGTACCATTAAATATAGCCTGTGCTATAAACCTGGGGCATCAATAAAAGAGTTGGCTTATATGCAGTGCAAGCGATTCTTTATTGAAAAATCATTTAGAGAAGGTAAAAAAGAGTTAGGACTAAATGAGTATCAGACCCGGAGCGCTCAAAGCTGGCATAAGCACATGGCTATGGTGATGTTGGCGCAACTGTTCCTGAACACTCAAAAACTCTTTTGCTATGAAGAAAAGGTTTGGGTAACAACACAAGACATCATCTTATTGATAAGATCTGTTCTCAAATTAACATTACGATCAATACGAAATATCATAGATGATATTCTTGCAAAACAGCCACCAGATTATAGAAAAATGAAGAAATTATTATTTATTCGAATTTGA
- a CDS encoding toll/interleukin-1 receptor domain-containing protein: protein MKLISQRDGWVNTGETWLFTSSQLEELINCINLKFNIMARCTAPVRGHRTASAAAECPACGNRYRSYSSPSSYSSSYSASENFSSRNSGTAITKNTKPRWSRAGSAIMYTPAEVRTLTPVRENVEKRSSMPELRDVFLCHAWDDRKGPAKELHDLLESKGVSVWFSEKDVLLGSPLLREIDKGLVKSRIGIVLVTPSLLQRLKGEGIADKELSALLARDLLVPIVHNTNYEALREVSPLLGSRSGLSTSEDTMVEVAAKIAELVIVL, encoded by the coding sequence ATGAAGCTTATATCACAGCGTGATGGTTGGGTAAATACTGGAGAAACCTGGTTATTTACTTCATCACAGCTTGAGGAATTAATTAATTGCATCAATTTAAAATTTAACATCATGGCTAGATGTACTGCACCGGTACGAGGACATCGTACAGCGAGTGCTGCAGCCGAATGCCCCGCATGCGGTAATCGTTATCGCAGCTATAGTTCGCCTTCATCCTATTCATCATCTTACTCTGCGTCTGAGAACTTCAGTAGCCGAAACAGCGGAACTGCAATTACCAAAAACACTAAGCCGCGTTGGTCGCGAGCCGGTTCTGCCATTATGTACACACCTGCTGAAGTGCGCACACTCACACCTGTTCGTGAAAATGTTGAAAAACGATCAAGCATGCCAGAGCTTCGTGATGTTTTTCTTTGTCACGCATGGGACGACCGAAAAGGTCCTGCTAAAGAGCTTCACGATCTACTTGAGTCTAAAGGAGTCTCTGTTTGGTTTAGTGAAAAAGACGTCTTGTTGGGTTCACCTTTGCTTCGGGAAATTGACAAGGGATTAGTGAAGTCACGAATTGGTATCGTATTGGTAACTCCTTCGCTATTGCAGCGCCTCAAGGGAGAAGGGATTGCTGATAAAGAACTTTCGGCTCTGTTGGCGCGAGATCTACTTGTTCCAATTGTGCATAACACAAATTATGAAGCTTTACGTGAAGTGAGTCCCTTGCTTGGTTCGCGAAGTGGTCTTAGTACTTCAGAGGATACAATGGTAGAAGTTGCGGCCAAGATAGCGGAGTTGGTGATCGTTCTTTAG
- a CDS encoding transposase encodes MLLSFIYPLKTQTSSEAEKNFVRDSGRNARFGSANHYVNTCFWRSHQQQEVDRVINAAAESFNAKIKAFRNAMRGVRDVEFFLFRLSKIYPCHTNPPRNST; translated from the coding sequence ATGCTTTTATCCTTTATTTATCCGTTAAAAACTCAAACATCTTCTGAAGCAGAAAAGAATTTTGTTCGGGATTCGGGTAGGAATGCCAGGTTCGGCTCTGCTAACCATTATGTGAATACATGTTTCTGGCGTAGCCATCAGCAACAGGAAGTGGACAGGGTCATCAATGCAGCTGCAGAATCATTTAATGCAAAGATTAAAGCGTTTAGGAATGCGATGAGAGGTGTAAGAGATGTAGAATTTTTCCTGTTCAGGTTATCTAAAATTTATCCTTGCCACACAAATCCCCCCAGAAATTCAACTTGA